A genome region from Bombilactobacillus bombi includes the following:
- the rpsR gene encoding 30S ribosomal protein S18, giving the protein MPQQRRGGRRRRKVDFIAANHIDYIDYKDTDLLKRFISERGKILPRRVTGTGAKNQRRLTIAIKRARIMGLLPFVAED; this is encoded by the coding sequence ATGCCACAACAACGTCGTGGTGGCCGTCGTCGCCGTAAGGTGGACTTCATTGCTGCTAACCATATTGATTATATTGATTACAAAGATACTGATTTATTGAAAAGATTTATTTCTGAACGAGGTAAGATTTTACCTCGTCGAGTAACTGGAACTGGTGCTAAAAATCAACGTCGTTTAACAATTGCAATTAAACGTGCTCGAATTATGGGCTTGTTACCATTTGTTGCTGAAGATTAA
- the ssb gene encoding single-stranded DNA-binding protein, with translation MINRSVLVGRLTRDVDLRYTANGTAVATFTIAVNRQFTNANGDRDADFINCVIWRKAAENFSNFTHKGSLVGIDGRIQTRNYENQQGQRVYVTEVVVDNFSLLEPKSANNNHPSQSNNNIPNPSQSNGGNNNPANNSAASPSEDPFADNTQSIDISDDDLPF, from the coding sequence ATGATTAATAGAAGTGTGTTGGTTGGTAGATTGACCCGTGATGTTGATTTACGCTATACCGCTAATGGTACAGCCGTGGCTACTTTTACTATTGCCGTTAATCGACAATTTACAAATGCCAACGGGGATCGGGATGCAGACTTTATCAATTGCGTGATTTGGCGCAAGGCTGCCGAAAACTTTTCTAACTTTACTCATAAAGGGTCATTAGTTGGAATTGATGGGCGAATCCAAACTCGTAACTACGAAAATCAACAAGGACAACGAGTATATGTTACTGAAGTAGTCGTTGATAATTTTTCCTTGTTAGAGCCTAAGTCTGCTAATAATAATCATCCTTCACAATCAAATAATAATATTCCTAATCCTAGTCAATCTAATGGTGGAAATAATAATCCAGCAAATAATTCTGCAGCTAGTCCTAGCGAGGATCCATTTGCTGATAATACACAATCGATTGATATTTCTGATGATGATTTACCATTCTAA
- the rpsF gene encoding 30S ribosomal protein S6, with protein MAQTHYEITYIIKPDIAEEDKKALIDRFDKVLKDNGAEVLDSKDWQKRRFAYEIGGYTEGTYHIVNVNASDQAAINEFDRLSKIDDSILRHMIINRED; from the coding sequence ATGGCTCAAACTCATTACGAAATTACGTATATCATTAAGCCTGATATTGCTGAAGAAGATAAAAAAGCTTTGATTGATCGTTTCGATAAAGTTCTTAAGGATAACGGTGCTGAAGTCTTAGATTCTAAAGACTGGCAAAAGCGGCGTTTTGCTTATGAAATTGGTGGTTATACAGAAGGTACTTACCATATTGTAAACGTAAACGCATCAGATCAAGCTGCTATCAATGAATTTGATCGTCTTTCTAAAATTGATGATAGTATTCTTCGCCATATGATTATTAACCGCGAAGATTAA